Proteins co-encoded in one Oncorhynchus kisutch isolate 150728-3 linkage group LG1, Okis_V2, whole genome shotgun sequence genomic window:
- the LOC109885631 gene encoding histamine H1 receptor-like — MESIQSPDIPMDRYFNSTWRHPYGQETVPSPFNSTWRHPYGQETVPSHFNSSFHLQQHSSFHNTLLGVSLGFLSLLTVIMNILVLYAVKKERTLHTVGNLYIVSLSVADLIVGATVMPLNLVYLLEDEWRLGRVVCQFWLIMDYVASTASIFSLFILCLDRYRSVHEPLRYLKYRTRGRASVMISGAWLMSMTWIIPILGWRSFVQVDLKPEMENKCDTDFRFVTWFKVLTSVFNFYLPSLLMLWFYSRIYMAVRQNFRERERIINPTDSVVENRIGHKVQTGNSHCESKKERNSDFDQYTLDQPNDSTDTVETNAPREPKSEKDSHSSHSVLRMTKRLRTTVKDKRKSSSSSFQQKNSDSETPLNLSSLPLGFTNYDDNVQKLYVSVNDCKVAVPSNSVAGVCEITQISDMQRYTTMFYNNEFTQSVNLSPSPCPHNSPQSPPPQEDSEPDDGTNPDAAANALTLKQTWQKFCAQSRQRIQSLQVHKEHKAAKQLGCIIAGFMMCWIPYFIVFMVMAFCQTCVHHNLHMFTIWLGYINSTLNPFIYPLCNENFKRVFKTILHINL; from the exons ATGGAGTCTATTCAGTCACCTGACATCCCCATGGACAG GTACTTCAACAGCACCTGGAGACACCCGTATGGCCAGGAGACTGTCCCGTCACCTTTCAACAGCACCTGGAGACACCCGTATGGCCAGGAGACTGTCCCGTCGCATTTCAACAGCTCCTTCCACCTCCAGCAACACAGCAGTTTCCACAACACCCTACTAG GTGTCTCCCTGGGCTTCCTGTCGTTGCTCACCGTCATCATGAACATCCTGGTACTCTACGCTGTGAAGAAAGAGCGGACCCTCCACACGGTGGGAAACCTCTACATCGTCAGCCTCTCCGTGGCGGATCTCATCGTCGGGGCCACCGTCATGCCTCTCAACCTGGTGTATCTGCTGGAGGATGAGTGGAGGCTGGGGAGGGTCGTCTGTCAGTTCTGGCTCATTATGGATTATGTAGCCAGCACAGCCTCCATCTTTAGTCTGTTTATACTATGTCTGGATCGGTATCGGTCCGTTCACGAGCCGCTGAGGTACCTGAAGTACCGGACCAGAGGGAGAGCTAGCGTTATGATCTCAGGGGCCTGGCTAATGTCCATGACGTGGATTATTCCTATTCTAGGGTGGAGGTCCTTCGTTCAGGTCGACCTCAAACCGGAGATGGAGAATAAGTGTGACACTGATTTCCGGTTTGTTACTTGGTTTAAGGTTTTAACTTCAGTGTTTAACTTCTACCTTCCGTCTCTGTTGATGCTGTGGTTCTACTCGCGCATCTACATGGCTGTGAGACAGAacttcagagagagggagaggattatCAATCCCACAGATTCCGTGGTGGAAAACAGGATCGGACACAAAGTCCAAACAGGAAATAGCCACTGCGAGTCTAAGAAAGAAAGAAACTCAGACTTTGATCAGTACACGTTAGACCAGCCGAACGACTCCACAGATACAGTTGAAACCAACGCGCCCAGGGAACCCAAGTCTGAGAAAGACTCTCACTCCAGTCATTCAGTGCTCAGAATGACAAAACGTCTGAGGACGACTGTAAAGGACAAAAGAAAGAGCAGCTCTTCGTCTTTCCAGCAGAAGAATTCGGACTCGGAGACCCCTTTGAACCTGTCCTCTTTACCTCTTGGCTTCACAAACTACGACGACAACGTTCAGAAACTCTACGTATCCGTGAACGACTGCAAGGTAGCCGTGCCGTCAAACTCTGTGGCTGGTGTCTGCGAGATAACCCAGATATCTGACATGCAGAGATATACCACCATGTTCTACAACAACGAGTTCACCCAGTCTGTGAATTTATCCCCGTCACCATGTCCCCATAATTCGCCCCAGTCACCCCCGCCCCAAGAGGACTCAGAGCCTGACGATGGCACTAACCCGGACGCTGCAGCCAACGCTTTGACTCTAAAGCAGACCTGGCAGAAGTTCTGTGCCCAGTCCAGGCAGCGTATCCAGAGCCTTCAGGTCCATAAGGAGCACAAAGCGGCCAAGCAGCTGGGCTGTATTATAGCTGGGTTCATGATGTGCTGGATCCCCTACTTCATAGTCTTTATGGTCATGGCTTTCTGCCAAACCTGTGTACATCACAACCTACATATGTTCACGATATGGCTTGGGTATATTAACTCTACCTTGAACCCGTTCATATACCCCCTCTGCAATGAGAATTTCAAACGGGTGTTTAAAACTATCCTACACATTAATTTGTGA